From the Azospirillum formosense genome, one window contains:
- a CDS encoding HNH endonuclease signature motif containing protein: MKSTIRNSAMWLRQFSRVGDLLNYMDRFQGTPNSPVFNGLRTAGLNTFEDIRADLLERFGAWHNDRTRLDDFVIGHDYTSSQLVIFAEVYDNRSGGILPIGSDGAYKAVFIKATLNGGKYQNQWIEQGVSLKYYLKSINDIFKEEFKVNAAIIQNPQVPIYAFVRQNTGEKFRLSGMFRNIGVHTEQDGSKWFELAVRVPGADAPVDAHELQKNHKLAVSRAQAGSSSDRQRRLATAQRIPSSVTVVTTAFVRNPDVVAEVLDRAAGVCEGCKSPAPFFRSSDGTPFLEVHHKVPLAAGGEDTVANAVALCPNCHRNEHYGNPLWPW; encoded by the coding sequence GTGAAGAGCACCATCAGGAATTCAGCCATGTGGCTGCGTCAGTTCTCGAGAGTTGGTGACCTGTTAAATTACATGGATCGATTTCAGGGGACACCGAATAGCCCTGTATTTAATGGACTGAGAACCGCAGGGTTAAATACATTTGAGGATATCCGGGCTGACCTTCTTGAGCGATTCGGCGCCTGGCATAATGATCGCACACGGCTGGATGATTTCGTTATCGGGCATGATTACACATCAAGCCAATTGGTCATCTTTGCAGAAGTTTACGATAATCGCAGCGGCGGCATTCTGCCTATCGGTTCTGATGGCGCTTACAAGGCTGTATTTATCAAAGCAACCCTCAACGGCGGAAAGTACCAAAATCAATGGATTGAGCAAGGGGTTTCGCTAAAATACTACTTGAAAAGCATAAACGACATTTTCAAAGAAGAATTCAAGGTCAACGCAGCTATTATTCAGAACCCACAGGTTCCGATTTACGCTTTTGTAAGACAGAATACTGGTGAAAAGTTCCGTCTTTCTGGCATGTTTAGGAATATAGGCGTCCATACAGAACAAGATGGATCGAAGTGGTTTGAGCTCGCAGTTCGCGTTCCTGGAGCTGATGCTCCTGTGGACGCTCATGAACTACAGAAGAACCACAAGCTGGCGGTGAGCCGCGCCCAGGCTGGTTCTAGCTCCGATCGGCAACGGCGTCTTGCTACTGCTCAACGGATACCTTCTTCTGTTACCGTCGTCACGACCGCTTTTGTAAGAAATCCTGATGTAGTCGCTGAGGTCCTCGACCGTGCTGCAGGTGTTTGTGAAGGGTGCAAGAGTCCCGCTCCATTCTTTCGTAGTTCTGATGGCACCCCGTTTCTGGAGGTCCATCACAAAGTGCCTCTTGCAGCAGGAGGGGAAGATACCGTGGCGAACGCAGTAGCGCTTTGCCCGAACTGCCATCGTAATGAGCATTACGGCAACCCGCTTTGGCCTTGGTAG